A part of Citrifermentans bremense genomic DNA contains:
- the hemC gene encoding hydroxymethylbilane synthase, whose product MALKELRIGTRASQLALWQANWVKSELEKRYPDMTVTLVKIKTIGDKILDVPLAQVGGKGLFVKEIEEAMLRGEIDIAVHSMKDVPTEFPEGLGLYCITEREDPRDAVISNGVKFADLPQGARIGTSALRRQAQLLKVRPDLEMVIIRGNVQTRMDKLKTEGLDAVILAAAGLNRLGFADQITELLPTDLSLPAIGQGALGIECNLSNQDVKDAISFFNSPDTSRAVRAERALLWRCEGGCQVPIAAFGEVTGDQLKLTGFIASVDGKVSVKGVVTGPADDCEKLGVKLAEQLLSEGGHAILAEVYQREVSREKEIPV is encoded by the coding sequence ATGGCGCTGAAAGAGCTGAGAATAGGTACCCGCGCGAGCCAGCTCGCACTCTGGCAGGCAAACTGGGTCAAGTCCGAGCTGGAAAAACGCTATCCGGATATGACCGTCACCCTCGTCAAGATCAAGACCATCGGGGACAAGATCCTCGACGTGCCCCTGGCGCAGGTGGGCGGCAAGGGTCTGTTCGTGAAGGAGATCGAGGAGGCGATGCTGCGCGGCGAGATCGACATCGCGGTGCACAGCATGAAGGACGTGCCGACCGAATTCCCCGAGGGGCTGGGCCTTTACTGCATCACCGAGCGTGAAGATCCGCGCGACGCCGTGATCTCCAATGGCGTGAAGTTCGCCGATCTGCCGCAGGGCGCGCGTATCGGCACCTCGGCACTCAGGCGCCAGGCACAGCTGCTCAAGGTGCGTCCCGACCTCGAGATGGTCATCATCCGCGGCAACGTGCAGACCCGCATGGACAAGCTTAAGACCGAAGGGCTGGATGCCGTCATCCTCGCCGCAGCCGGCCTGAACCGTCTGGGCTTTGCCGACCAGATCACCGAACTGCTCCCGACCGATCTCTCCCTGCCCGCCATCGGCCAGGGCGCCCTCGGCATCGAGTGCAACCTCTCCAATCAGGATGTGAAGGACGCCATCTCCTTCTTCAACTCCCCGGACACCAGCCGCGCCGTTCGCGCCGAGCGCGCCCTCCTGTGGCGCTGCGAGGGCGGCTGCCAGGTTCCCATCGCCGCCTTCGGCGAAGTGACCGGCGACCAGCTGAAGCTGACCGGCTTCATCGCTTCCGTGGACGGCAAGGTTTCCGTCAAGGGAGTCGTTACCGGTCCCGCCGACGACTGCGAGAAGCTGGGTGTGAAGCTCGCCGAGCAGCTCCTCTCCGAAGGTGGCCACGCCATCCTCGCCGAGGTATACCAGCGTGAAGTCTCCAGGGAGAAGGAAATCCCGGTATAA
- the cobA gene encoding uroporphyrinogen-III C-methyltransferase: protein MKNGYVYLIGAGPGDPGLITVKGRDCLAKAQVVMYDYLANEDLLRLAPKGAELIYAGKVGGEHNREQSQINELLVQKALSGKIVARLKGGDSFIFGRGGEECEALVEACIPFEIVPGITAAVGATSYAGIPLTHRGVTTSVAFVTGHEKKGKASSEIDWEGLSLGSGTVVFYMGVTNLPHITRSMMEHGRAPETPVALIRWGTRPEQEVLVGTLADIAEKARAAEFKAPAITVVGEVVNLRDTLRWFDNRPLFGHSVLVTRGADQAGEFTSKLEQLGARAYCCPTIEITPPADHSALDEAIEALDSFNWIIFTSYNAVKYFFARLSEHNLDTRALGRCRVCAVGPKTAAALAHYGVRADLIPPDYKAEGVVDVFSEMDMAGQWVLFPKGDRAREVITEELGRLGAQVIAPIAYANHTPDGIPAEALAALEDGRVDCATFTSSSTVQNLAAILGENRFLHLMKGVKVASIGPITSKTCRDLGLEVHMEPAEYTLDALAAEMIKYFAQAGTEH from the coding sequence ATGAAGAACGGATATGTCTATCTCATCGGTGCGGGTCCCGGGGACCCGGGGCTGATCACGGTGAAAGGACGGGACTGCCTCGCCAAGGCCCAGGTGGTGATGTACGACTACCTGGCCAATGAGGACCTGCTGCGCCTTGCCCCGAAGGGGGCGGAGCTCATCTACGCCGGCAAGGTTGGGGGCGAACACAACCGGGAGCAGAGCCAGATCAACGAACTGCTGGTACAGAAGGCGCTCTCGGGCAAGATCGTGGCGAGACTGAAGGGGGGAGATTCCTTCATCTTCGGGCGCGGCGGCGAGGAATGCGAGGCGCTGGTCGAGGCCTGCATCCCCTTCGAGATCGTCCCCGGCATCACCGCCGCAGTCGGCGCCACCAGCTATGCAGGCATTCCGCTCACCCACCGCGGGGTGACCACCTCGGTCGCCTTCGTCACCGGGCACGAGAAGAAAGGCAAAGCCAGCTCCGAGATCGACTGGGAGGGGCTGTCGCTGGGAAGCGGCACCGTCGTCTTCTACATGGGTGTCACCAACCTGCCGCACATTACCCGCAGCATGATGGAACACGGCCGCGCGCCCGAGACCCCGGTGGCGCTGATCCGCTGGGGCACCCGTCCCGAGCAGGAGGTGCTGGTCGGAACCCTGGCGGATATCGCCGAGAAGGCGAGGGCTGCCGAGTTCAAGGCGCCCGCCATCACCGTAGTCGGGGAAGTGGTCAACCTCAGGGACACGCTGCGCTGGTTCGACAACCGCCCGCTCTTCGGGCACTCGGTCCTGGTGACACGCGGTGCCGACCAGGCAGGCGAGTTCACCTCCAAGCTGGAGCAGCTTGGAGCCAGGGCCTACTGCTGCCCGACCATCGAGATCACCCCGCCGGCCGATCATTCTGCGCTCGACGAGGCGATCGAGGCGCTGGACAGCTTCAACTGGATCATCTTCACCTCGTACAACGCAGTGAAGTACTTCTTCGCCAGGCTCTCCGAGCACAACCTCGACACCCGCGCCCTCGGCCGCTGCCGCGTCTGCGCCGTCGGCCCCAAGACCGCCGCGGCGCTGGCCCATTATGGCGTCCGCGCTGACTTGATCCCTCCCGATTACAAGGCCGAGGGAGTGGTGGATGTCTTCTCCGAGATGGACATGGCTGGGCAGTGGGTGCTCTTTCCCAAGGGCGACCGCGCCCGTGAGGTGATCACCGAGGAGTTGGGGCGGCTGGGTGCGCAGGTGATCGCCCCCATCGCTTATGCCAACCACACCCCAGACGGCATCCCGGCCGAGGCCCTTGCCGCCCTTGAAGACGGGCGCGTCGACTGCGCCACCTTCACCTCTTCCTCCACCGTGCAGAACCTTGCCGCCATCTTGGGCGAGAACCGGTTCCTGCACCTGATGAAAGGGGTAAAGGTAGCCTCCATCGGCCCCATCACCTCGAAGACTTGCCGCGATCTGGGACTTGAGGTGCACATGGAGCCTGCCGAGTACACGCTCGACGCGCTGGCAGCGGAGATGATCAAGTATTTCGCCCAGGCAGGCACAGAGCATTAA
- the hemB gene encoding porphobilinogen synthase, translating to MFYPLYRARRIRGKEVFRNMVRETSLSANDLIYPMFSAFGKGIKKEISSMPGIYQQSIENIVEEAQEVYELGVPAVILFGIPEQKDAMGSDAYSDTGIIQETIRAIKKSVPKLAVITDVCMCEYTDHGHCGVIKNGDVDNDETLELLAKEALSHAKAGADMVAPSDMMDGRVAAIREALDNNGFNQIPLMSYAVKYASGYYGPFREAAESTPQFGDRRSYQMDPGNRLEAIREARMDVEEGADILMVKPGLPYLDIVREVRNEFNLPTAVYNVSGEYSMIKAAAKMGWIDEDRVTMETMLSFKRAGADLILTYHSKEVAKLLRKGYEADISDRCGCGCK from the coding sequence ATGTTCTACCCACTGTACAGAGCGAGAAGGATCCGGGGCAAAGAAGTCTTCAGAAACATGGTCAGGGAGACCTCGCTTTCCGCCAATGACCTCATATACCCGATGTTTTCCGCCTTCGGCAAGGGGATCAAGAAAGAGATCTCCTCCATGCCCGGCATCTACCAGCAGTCCATCGAGAACATCGTCGAAGAGGCCCAGGAGGTCTACGAGCTGGGCGTTCCGGCAGTGATCCTTTTCGGTATCCCCGAGCAGAAGGACGCCATGGGTAGCGACGCCTACTCCGACACCGGGATCATCCAGGAGACCATCCGCGCCATCAAGAAGTCCGTACCCAAGCTGGCCGTCATCACCGACGTCTGCATGTGCGAGTACACCGATCACGGCCACTGCGGCGTGATCAAAAACGGCGACGTCGACAACGACGAGACCCTGGAACTGCTCGCCAAGGAAGCGCTCTCCCACGCCAAGGCGGGTGCCGATATGGTCGCCCCCTCCGACATGATGGACGGGCGCGTAGCTGCAATCCGCGAGGCGCTCGACAACAACGGCTTCAACCAGATCCCGCTGATGAGCTACGCCGTGAAGTACGCTTCCGGGTACTACGGCCCGTTCAGGGAAGCCGCCGAGTCGACGCCGCAGTTCGGCGACCGCCGCTCCTACCAGATGGATCCGGGCAACAGACTCGAAGCCATCCGCGAAGCACGCATGGACGTCGAAGAAGGCGCCGACATCCTGATGGTGAAGCCGGGTCTTCCCTACCTCGACATCGTGCGCGAGGTGAGAAACGAGTTCAATCTTCCGACCGCCGTGTACAACGTCTCCGGCGAGTACAGCATGATCAAGGCCGCAGCCAAGATGGGTTGGATCGACGAGGACCGCGTCACCATGGAGACCATGCTTTCCTTCAAGCGTGCCGGTGCCGACCTGATCCTCACTTATCACTCCAAGGAAGTAGCCAAACTGTTGAGGAAAGGGTACGAAGCCGACATCAGCGACCGCTGCGGCTGCGGCTGCAAGTAG
- a CDS encoding cupin domain-containing protein — MAEKKGVALGEKLNLVNLAGYQDGAVVSRTVIDKPVGTITAFAFDAGEGLSEHTAPYDAFVQVLDGEAEINIDGTAHNVAAGEIIIMPANKPHSLRAVKPFKMLLVMIRA; from the coding sequence ATGGCTGAGAAAAAAGGCGTGGCACTTGGGGAGAAGCTGAATCTGGTGAACCTGGCTGGCTATCAGGATGGTGCGGTGGTGAGCAGGACGGTCATAGACAAACCGGTGGGAACTATCACTGCGTTCGCCTTTGATGCGGGGGAGGGGTTGAGCGAGCACACCGCACCCTATGACGCTTTCGTGCAGGTTTTAGACGGGGAAGCGGAGATCAATATAGACGGGACCGCCCACAACGTCGCGGCGGGAGAGATCATCATCATGCCGGCGAATAAGCCTCACTCGCTGCGGGCGGTGAAGCCGTTCAAGATGCTGCTGGTGATGATCAGGGCTTAA
- a CDS encoding ribonuclease Z, translating to MPKPFRYLEPTFFAGLFDDPLLLVRVRPTGRALLFDCGKMHHLAKRVYTSIDAIFISHAHMDHFMGMDSVIRHSHASPRTIDVFGPPALADRMGHKFSCYDWNLADTFWGNFRVAEINDAGRIVSTLFSGPEGFAASREGERSGVLYSNRHLTVTSAQCEHRIPVVAYKVEEGAAFVIDDERMAAAGVRKGVWLKEMEKLFHDGLMEGNPVRYLCSSGERVEERVETNAAALYQRIRKFEEPASIGYVTDIGYSEENMASLEGLVKGVTLLVCECAFLASEQAKARLSRHMSTTDFNMMLDRLRPKYVLPMHFSKTYQRGSEPLYQEIEPPPGVTVLKIPDRLTPRPIMESEVPRPVELKS from the coding sequence ATGCCCAAACCCTTCCGCTACCTCGAACCCACCTTCTTCGCCGGTCTCTTCGACGACCCGCTACTGCTGGTTCGCGTGCGACCGACCGGCCGCGCACTGCTATTCGACTGCGGCAAGATGCACCATCTGGCCAAGAGAGTCTACACCTCCATCGACGCGATATTCATCAGCCACGCCCACATGGATCACTTCATGGGGATGGACAGCGTGATCCGTCACAGCCACGCCTCTCCCCGCACCATAGACGTCTTCGGCCCCCCAGCACTCGCTGACCGGATGGGGCACAAGTTCTCCTGCTACGATTGGAACCTGGCCGATACCTTTTGGGGAAACTTCAGGGTAGCCGAGATAAACGACGCTGGCCGTATTGTCAGCACGCTTTTCAGCGGCCCCGAAGGATTCGCGGCAAGCAGGGAAGGGGAGCGCTCCGGCGTCCTTTACAGCAACAGGCACCTCACCGTCACCAGCGCGCAGTGCGAGCACAGGATTCCGGTCGTCGCCTACAAGGTGGAAGAAGGGGCCGCCTTCGTCATCGACGACGAACGGATGGCCGCAGCAGGAGTCAGAAAAGGTGTATGGCTGAAGGAGATGGAGAAGCTCTTTCACGACGGCTTGATGGAGGGGAACCCCGTACGCTATCTCTGTAGCAGCGGCGAAAGGGTTGAGGAGCGGGTGGAGACCAATGCCGCGGCACTGTACCAGCGGATCCGGAAATTCGAGGAGCCGGCCAGCATCGGCTATGTCACCGACATCGGGTATTCAGAGGAGAACATGGCGAGCCTGGAAGGCTTGGTTAAGGGAGTGACGCTACTTGTGTGCGAATGCGCTTTCCTTGCCTCCGAGCAAGCAAAGGCGCGGCTCTCGCGGCACATGAGCACGACCGATTTCAACATGATGCTGGACCGGCTGCGCCCGAAGTACGTGTTGCCGATGCACTTCTCCAAGACTTACCAGCGGGGGAGCGAGCCCCTGTACCAGGAGATAGAACCGCCGCCCGGAGTGACAGTATTGAAAATCCCCGACCGCCTCACCCCCCGCCCGATCATGGAAAGTGAAGTGCCAAGGCCCGTGGAACTAAAAAGCTGA
- a CDS encoding translation initiation factor Sui1, producing MKKTSFNSDAPVVYSSEFGRMCPGCGKPLKDCVCRKNASGPAGDGVVRLRRETKGRGGKTVIVITGLPLDADKLSALAGELKRRCGCGGTAKDGVIEIQGDHADVLLAELAKRGYKAKRAGG from the coding sequence ATGAAAAAGACCAGCTTCAATAGCGACGCCCCGGTAGTCTACTCCTCCGAATTCGGCCGTATGTGCCCCGGTTGCGGCAAGCCGCTCAAGGATTGCGTCTGCCGCAAGAACGCCTCAGGCCCCGCAGGCGACGGCGTGGTGCGTCTCCGGCGCGAAACAAAAGGGAGAGGCGGCAAGACAGTCATCGTCATTACCGGCCTCCCCCTCGATGCAGATAAGCTCAGCGCCCTTGCTGGAGAGCTGAAGCGCCGCTGCGGTTGCGGCGGTACGGCCAAGGACGGCGTAATCGAGATCCAGGGCGACCACGCCGACGTCCTTCTCGCCGAACTCGCCAAGCGCGGCTACAAAGCCAAGCGCGCCGGCGGGTAG
- the yaaA gene encoding S4 domain-containing protein YaaA translates to MKIDTEFIKLDSFLKAVDAVSSGGEAKIIISEGMVSVNGEVELRRGRKLRPGDKVQLEKKTFLVE, encoded by the coding sequence GTGAAGATAGATACGGAATTCATCAAACTGGACAGCTTTCTGAAAGCCGTGGACGCTGTCAGTTCAGGCGGCGAAGCGAAGATCATCATCTCTGAGGGGATGGTGTCGGTAAACGGCGAGGTGGAACTGCGCCGCGGCAGGAAACTGCGCCCCGGCGACAAGGTGCAACTGGAGAAAAAGACGTTCCTGGTGGAGTAG
- a CDS encoding elongation factor P — protein MYTTNDFKKGLVIQLDGAPCVLVDVSFQSPSARGANTMVKTKYRNLITSQVLEKTFRSGDKVDEADFERHKGQFLYADGGRGIFMDLETYEQFEMEEDNFEAIAPFLLDGTEVQLGIFQERMVNVDLPMTVELVVTETAPAMKNATATAQTKEAVLETGLRLQVPPYLEAGEKIKVDTRDARFISRA, from the coding sequence ATGTACACCACCAATGATTTCAAGAAGGGTCTCGTCATCCAGCTGGATGGCGCCCCCTGCGTGCTAGTAGACGTCAGCTTCCAGTCCCCGTCCGCCCGCGGCGCCAACACGATGGTCAAGACCAAGTACCGCAACCTGATCACCTCCCAGGTGCTGGAGAAGACCTTCCGTTCCGGCGACAAGGTAGACGAAGCCGACTTCGAGCGCCACAAGGGGCAGTTTCTCTACGCCGACGGCGGCCGCGGCATCTTCATGGACCTGGAGACCTACGAGCAGTTCGAGATGGAAGAGGACAACTTCGAGGCCATCGCACCTTTCCTGCTGGACGGCACCGAAGTACAGCTCGGCATTTTCCAGGAGCGCATGGTCAACGTAGATCTCCCCATGACCGTCGAACTGGTAGTCACCGAGACCGCCCCCGCGATGAAAAACGCCACCGCCACCGCCCAGACCAAGGAAGCCGTACTCGAGACCGGCCTGCGTCTGCAGGTGCCGCCGTACCTCGAAGCCGGAGAGAAGATCAAAGTAGACACCCGCGACGCACGTTTCATATCCCGCGCCTAG
- a CDS encoding tyrosine-type recombinase/integrase, with the protein MPKKITPLTELQVRKSKAASKQFTLFDGGGLFLLVTPSGGKLWRFKYRHAGKENMLSFGSYPEVSLADARDSRTEAKRLLLQGIDPSQSRKNTKALQKEVAKNTLEAVTREWHLKFSSAGKWSEGHATDILHRFEKDIFPPLGARPISEIKPVDLLKVLERVASRGALDTAHRLKHHCGMVFRYAVVTERAERDIAADLRGALPSVKNGHHAALTTPKTLAPLLVAVDEYEGSFPVKCALQLLPMFFCRPGELRAAEWAEFDLENAVWEIPAGRMKMKQPHIVPLSHQAIEVLKALQPLTGGGRYLFPSTRSVLRCISDNTLNAALRRLGFTKEEATAHGFRASARTILDEVLKFRPEYIEHQLSHTVRDALGTAYNRTTHLEARRDMMQRWADFLDDIKKLAKPTPISEVA; encoded by the coding sequence ATGCCTAAAAAAATCACCCCTCTTACCGAACTCCAAGTCAGAAAATCAAAGGCCGCATCAAAACAATTTACCCTGTTTGATGGTGGTGGCCTTTTCCTCCTGGTCACTCCTAGTGGTGGAAAGCTGTGGCGGTTCAAATACCGGCATGCCGGGAAAGAGAACATGCTTTCCTTTGGGAGCTATCCTGAAGTCTCGCTTGCCGACGCTAGAGATTCTAGAACAGAAGCCAAAAGACTCTTGTTGCAAGGGATTGACCCCAGCCAGAGTCGAAAAAACACCAAGGCTCTCCAGAAAGAAGTTGCGAAAAATACTCTGGAAGCCGTAACCCGTGAATGGCACCTAAAGTTTTCCTCCGCAGGCAAGTGGTCAGAAGGGCATGCGACGGACATCCTTCACCGCTTTGAAAAGGATATTTTCCCTCCCTTAGGAGCACGCCCCATATCCGAGATAAAACCTGTTGATCTACTGAAGGTGCTGGAGCGTGTTGCCAGCAGAGGAGCCCTGGATACCGCCCACAGGCTTAAGCACCATTGCGGGATGGTTTTCCGGTATGCGGTGGTTACCGAGAGGGCAGAGCGGGACATCGCTGCAGATTTGCGAGGTGCGTTGCCGTCCGTCAAGAATGGGCATCATGCGGCTTTGACGACACCAAAAACCTTAGCACCACTCTTGGTGGCGGTCGATGAATATGAAGGAAGCTTCCCGGTGAAGTGCGCCCTTCAACTCCTACCGATGTTCTTTTGCAGGCCCGGCGAACTACGGGCTGCTGAGTGGGCAGAGTTCGACCTGGAGAATGCAGTATGGGAGATTCCCGCCGGACGAATGAAGATGAAACAACCGCACATAGTCCCGCTATCCCATCAAGCGATTGAGGTTTTAAAGGCATTACAGCCCTTGACGGGGGGCGGGAGGTATCTCTTCCCCAGCACCCGCTCAGTGTTACGTTGTATAAGCGACAACACCCTAAATGCTGCTTTGCGCAGGTTGGGGTTTACGAAAGAAGAGGCGACAGCGCACGGGTTCAGAGCCTCGGCAAGGACGATTTTAGATGAGGTGCTTAAATTCCGGCCCGAGTATATCGAGCATCAACTTAGTCACACTGTGAGGGATGCATTGGGAACTGCCTACAATAGGACTACTCACCTTGAGGCACGCCGGGACATGATGCAGAGATGGGCTGATTTCTTAGATGACATCAAAAAGCTCGCGAAGCCGACTCCGATTTCAGAAGTTGCATGA
- a CDS encoding helix-turn-helix transcriptional regulator: MNKLLRIKQVLEIVPVSKSTLWAWVKDGKFPEPVRLSARCTVWRSEDVHQFAQNIR, from the coding sequence ATGAATAAGCTACTTCGTATCAAACAAGTGCTGGAAATAGTGCCCGTATCGAAATCTACTCTATGGGCATGGGTAAAAGATGGAAAGTTCCCAGAGCCGGTGAGACTTTCCGCTAGGTGTACGGTTTGGCGATCTGAGGATGTCCATCAATTTGCGCAAAATATTAGGTAG
- a CDS encoding tyrosine-type recombinase/integrase, whose translation MGENRNHPAKGETIRVDPIREEKDIRNIKKLLSDKPRDLAIFTLGINTNLRASDLLKITVGQVRHLKVGEHFTIKEKKTGKERIITLNKTVHHAIANLLTTMPDATDDSPLFRSRKGGKPLCVPYLSGLTKKWCRSINLRGNYGSHTLRKTFGYIHRTVFSTSVPVLMEMFNHSSQKQTLAYLGIQEADIKDAYLKEI comes from the coding sequence ATGGGAGAAAACAGGAACCATCCAGCCAAAGGAGAAACGATCAGAGTCGATCCCATTCGAGAAGAAAAAGACATCAGGAATATCAAGAAGCTCCTTTCCGACAAACCAAGGGACTTGGCAATCTTCACTTTGGGGATCAACACTAACCTACGAGCATCTGATCTCCTGAAGATCACAGTAGGCCAAGTCCGTCACCTGAAGGTGGGAGAGCATTTTACGATTAAGGAGAAGAAGACTGGGAAGGAGAGGATCATAACGCTAAACAAGACTGTGCACCACGCTATCGCTAATCTATTGACGACCATGCCCGACGCAACAGATGACTCCCCTCTCTTCAGGTCTAGGAAAGGAGGCAAGCCGCTTTGTGTTCCTTATCTCAGCGGGTTGACGAAAAAATGGTGTCGGTCCATCAATCTGCGTGGGAACTATGGGAGTCATACCCTTCGGAAAACTTTCGGTTACATCCATCGCACGGTATTCAGTACGAGCGTCCCTGTGTTGATGGAGATGTTCAACCACTCAAGTCAGAAGCAGACTCTTGCATACTTGGGAATACAAGAGGCTGACATCAAGGACGCTTACTTAAAAGAGATATGA
- a CDS encoding DUF4326 domain-containing protein, producing MTTEVINIKDAPAGWRENPAYVYIGRSGRGMSSLFGNPVRFGYKCPTCKQLHPYNDEGRWEMCYRLYLEKRLFADRQFKELVKRLRGKTLVCFCKPNPCHGDILAEYAEKLP from the coding sequence ATGACAACTGAAGTGATTAATATCAAAGATGCTCCTGCTGGCTGGAGAGAAAATCCAGCTTACGTCTACATTGGTCGCTCAGGCCGGGGGATGTCGTCTTTGTTCGGGAATCCGGTCAGGTTTGGCTATAAATGTCCAACCTGCAAGCAGTTGCATCCATACAATGACGAAGGGCGATGGGAGATGTGCTACCGTCTTTATCTTGAGAAGAGGCTGTTCGCAGACCGGCAGTTCAAAGAATTGGTCAAAAGGCTGCGAGGGAAGACCCTTGTTTGTTTTTGCAAGCCCAATCCTTGCCACGGAGACATATTGGCGGAATATGCAGAAAAGCTACCATAG
- a CDS encoding site-specific DNA-methyltransferase — MNLPVVKLQGVEVSRLTDLIAQAKAKDPQMGLDLEREFKALSSRLAFGLNFERHRPEVVELPRRPVRKGDKVRVLPERGSTAKGDQRLWLVRGVAKVKGNLIARLELKGDTGSEMQDVSVDDLVVVAEFRDYIFPGLISTGKVAQGGDKPFHTVINGENYHVLEALTYTHRGKVDVIYIDPPYNTGAKDWKYNNDYVESEDLYRHSKWLAFMERRLRIAKKLLNPSDSILICAIDENEVHRLGLLLQQVFEGVRMQMITTVINPKGASLGGDFARVEEYLFILYFGGRVVPEVRDMLDESKNAAASRTVKWSSLIRGGAQGVRTDSPGAFYPVFIDCDRSRIHSFGEPLPWEQPRESVAAPNGTVVVWPPNHLSGVEGRWGIGPEKARELLAIGALRLGKIDPARGKFPMSYLSSGIMEKVDSGEIETVGRKPDGTLIVRYPENTKVTQPKTVWKMPSHNAGEYGSKLLFSLLPQRKFPFPKSLYAVEDVLSFFLSKKLNATVLDFFSGSGTTVHAVMRLNRRDEGRRQCIAVTNNEVAVAEQLLLRTQGKRPGDTEWEELGICEYITKPRVKAAITGLTPDGNPVDGDYKFVDEFPIAEGLEENAEFFTLTYETPVAVSHNLAFERVAPLLWLRAGSRGRRIDSLPLNGWEVADNYGLLTNLDQAEAFCAAFQKTDGLRIAYIVTNDDRRFQAIARTLPESVEPIRLYESYLSNFKFANGE; from the coding sequence TTGAATCTTCCGGTCGTTAAATTACAAGGAGTTGAAGTGTCACGGCTTACCGATCTCATCGCACAAGCAAAGGCGAAAGACCCCCAGATGGGGCTGGATTTGGAACGAGAATTCAAGGCGCTGTCTTCGCGCCTCGCGTTCGGATTGAACTTTGAACGGCATCGGCCCGAAGTGGTGGAACTTCCCCGGCGACCGGTCCGCAAGGGAGATAAGGTGCGAGTTCTTCCGGAGCGTGGATCGACCGCGAAGGGGGACCAGCGGCTGTGGCTGGTGAGGGGGGTTGCGAAGGTCAAAGGGAACCTGATCGCACGCCTGGAGTTAAAGGGCGACACCGGATCGGAGATGCAGGATGTTTCAGTTGATGATCTGGTTGTTGTAGCAGAATTTCGGGACTACATCTTCCCAGGGCTAATCTCCACGGGCAAAGTTGCGCAGGGCGGGGACAAGCCTTTTCACACAGTCATCAACGGCGAGAATTACCATGTGCTGGAGGCTCTGACTTACACGCACCGTGGGAAGGTGGATGTCATCTATATCGACCCGCCATATAACACAGGCGCGAAGGACTGGAAGTACAACAACGATTACGTGGAGTCGGAGGACCTCTACCGGCACAGCAAGTGGCTGGCTTTTATGGAGCGGCGTTTAAGAATAGCAAAAAAACTATTAAATCCCTCCGATTCTATCTTGATATGTGCGATTGACGAAAATGAAGTCCACCGCCTTGGATTATTGTTGCAGCAAGTTTTTGAAGGGGTTCGGATGCAGATGATAACAACTGTTATCAACCCAAAGGGTGCATCATTAGGAGGTGACTTCGCACGAGTTGAAGAGTATCTATTCATTCTTTATTTTGGCGGTCGCGTCGTCCCAGAGGTAAGGGATATGCTTGATGAAAGCAAAAACGCAGCCGCTAGTCGCACGGTTAAGTGGTCCAGTCTTATTCGCGGAGGCGCGCAAGGTGTAAGAACAGATAGTCCAGGAGCTTTCTATCCAGTTTTCATTGATTGCGACCGGTCCCGAATCCATTCGTTTGGTGAGCCCCTCCCATGGGAGCAACCTCGTGAATCAGTAGCCGCTCCAAACGGGACAGTCGTAGTGTGGCCTCCGAATCACCTTAGCGGAGTAGAAGGTAGATGGGGGATTGGACCCGAAAAGGCGCGTGAACTGCTTGCAATAGGAGCCCTTCGCCTCGGGAAGATTGATCCGGCGAGGGGTAAATTCCCAATGTCCTATCTTTCATCTGGAATCATGGAAAAGGTTGATTCCGGAGAGATAGAGACCGTAGGCCGGAAACCTGATGGTACTCTAATTGTGCGGTACCCTGAAAATACAAAGGTAACCCAACCTAAAACAGTATGGAAGATGCCTTCGCACAATGCGGGTGAGTATGGTAGTAAGTTGCTTTTCTCGCTTCTTCCACAGCGTAAGTTTCCATTTCCAAAATCACTTTACGCAGTTGAAGATGTCCTCAGTTTCTTTTTGAGCAAGAAGTTGAATGCTACAGTGCTAGATTTCTTTTCAGGTTCGGGGACCACAGTACATGCTGTCATGCGGCTGAATCGTAGGGATGAGGGCCGTCGCCAATGCATAGCGGTGACGAACAACGAGGTCGCAGTAGCAGAGCAACTATTGTTGCGCACTCAGGGCAAGCGCCCGGGGGATACGGAGTGGGAGGAGCTAGGTATATGTGAGTACATTACTAAGCCCCGTGTTAAAGCTGCAATTACAGGACTTACTCCTGATGGCAATCCCGTGGATGGCGATTATAAATTTGTAGACGAATTTCCAATAGCCGAGGGCCTTGAGGAAAACGCGGAGTTTTTCACCCTCACTTACGAAACGCCTGTGGCGGTCAGCCACAACCTTGCGTTTGAACGTGTTGCCCCTCTGCTGTGGCTCCGGGCCGGTAGCCGAGGAAGGCGCATCGATAGCCTTCCCCTCAACGGTTGGGAGGTCGCCGATAATTATGGGTTGCTCACGAATCTGGATCAGGCGGAAGCCTTTTGTGCTGCCTTCCAAAAAACTGATGGCTTGCGTATCGCTTACATCGTCACCAACGACGATCGCCGCTTCCAAGCCATTGCTCGCACTCTGCCAGAATCGGTAGAACCGATCCGGCTATATGAGTCATACCTTTCGAACTTCAAGTTTGCCAATGGAGAGTAA